Proteins from a single region of Thiomicrorhabdus sp. Kp2:
- the map gene encoding type I methionyl aminopeptidase yields MTIKIKTADEIQKMRIAGKLAADVLEMITPYVIPGASTGELNSIMHKYMTEEQGTVPATLNYHGFPASSCISINQVVCHGIPEDKKTLKKGDIVNIDVTVIKDGYHGDTSMMFEVGEVKPFANRLCQVAHECLWLGIEQVKPGATLYDVACAIQKHAEANNYSVVREYCGHGIGADFHEEPQVLHYAAPELKEIVLKEGMVFTIEPMINQGKAPVKLLADNWTVVTKDRKLSAQWEHTLVVTKTGYEIFTLRTNEQPVLP; encoded by the coding sequence ATGACGATAAAAATCAAAACAGCTGATGAAATTCAAAAAATGCGTATTGCCGGAAAATTGGCCGCAGATGTATTAGAAATGATTACACCTTACGTTATTCCAGGCGCTTCTACTGGTGAATTAAACTCAATCATGCACAAATATATGACCGAAGAACAAGGCACTGTTCCTGCAACGTTGAATTACCATGGTTTTCCAGCCTCTAGCTGTATCTCCATTAACCAGGTAGTTTGTCACGGCATACCTGAAGATAAAAAGACATTAAAGAAAGGCGATATCGTCAATATTGATGTTACGGTAATTAAAGATGGCTATCATGGGGATACCAGCATGATGTTTGAAGTTGGTGAAGTAAAACCCTTTGCCAATAGACTTTGCCAAGTTGCCCATGAATGCCTTTGGCTTGGGATTGAACAAGTTAAACCAGGCGCCACACTTTATGATGTTGCTTGTGCAATTCAAAAACACGCTGAAGCCAATAACTATTCTGTTGTGCGTGAATATTGCGGGCACGGTATTGGTGCGGATTTCCATGAAGAACCACAAGTTCTTCACTATGCCGCTCCCGAACTTAAAGAGATTGTGTTAAAAGAAGGTATGGTGTTTACCATTGAACCCATGATTAACCAAGGTAAAGCACCTGTTAAACTGTTAGCCGATAACTGGACCGTTGTTACTAAAGACAGGAAACTTTCAGCCCAATGGGAACATACCTTAGTCGTTACTAAAACAGGTTATGAAATATTCACATTAAGAACAAATGAACAACCCGTTCTACCTTAA
- the rpsB gene encoding 30S ribosomal protein S2, translating to MAKVTMRQMLEAGVHFGHQTRYWNPKMSEYIFGARNNIHIVNLEKTLPMFNDALNMMGGIAANKGKVLFVGTKKAARELVAQEAQRCGMPYVDYRWLGGMLTNFKTIKQSIKRLKELEAMEQDGTFEKITKREALTLSRQKTKLELSLGGIKDMRAMPDAIFIIDTGNEKIAIQEAQNLNIPVIGVVDTNNDPRGVDYVIPGNDDAIRAISLYLSAAADAINEGKATITTAVEGDDFVEAEEKAAE from the coding sequence ATGGCAAAAGTAACCATGCGTCAAATGCTAGAAGCTGGTGTTCATTTCGGTCACCAGACACGTTATTGGAACCCTAAGATGTCTGAGTACATCTTTGGAGCACGTAACAACATTCATATCGTTAACTTAGAAAAAACACTACCAATGTTTAACGACGCGTTAAATATGATGGGCGGTATCGCAGCTAACAAAGGTAAAGTATTGTTTGTTGGTACTAAAAAGGCAGCACGTGAGCTAGTTGCTCAAGAAGCACAGCGTTGTGGTATGCCTTATGTTGATTACCGTTGGTTAGGTGGTATGTTAACAAACTTCAAAACAATCAAGCAATCTATCAAGCGTCTAAAAGAATTAGAAGCGATGGAGCAAGATGGTACTTTTGAAAAAATCACTAAAAGAGAAGCGTTAACTCTATCTCGTCAAAAGACTAAGTTAGAACTTTCTTTAGGTGGTATCAAAGATATGCGTGCAATGCCTGATGCAATTTTCATTATCGACACTGGTAACGAAAAAATTGCAATCCAAGAAGCACAAAACCTAAATATTCCAGTTATCGGTGTGGTTGATACTAACAATGACCCTCGTGGTGTTGATTATGTTATCCCTGGTAATGATGATGCAATCCGTGCAATCTCTCTATACTTATCTGCTGCTGCAGACGCAATCAATGAAGGTAAAGCTACCATCACGACTGCGGTTGAGGGTGATGACTTTGTAGAAGCTGAAGAAAAAGCAGCTGAATAA
- the tsf gene encoding translation elongation factor Ts, whose amino-acid sequence MAITAAMVKDLRQTTGAGMMDCKKALSEVDGDMDAAIEFLRKKGMAGADKKAGRVAAEGVIAIAVSDDKKTGAIAEVNCETDFVAKGDEFKNFANEIAALALANKTTDIEAVMNLEMASGKTVDQTRREMIAKIGENMGVRRLELIETTGQIGQYQHGEKIGVVVSLEGGDDALARDVAMHVAAAKPSAVSPDDLDAEVVEKERAFQIDQAKTSGKPMEIIEKMIEGRMRKFVGEITLLGQSFVKDPDQTVEKLLKSNGATVSSFIRLEVGEGIVIEETNFADEVALAAKAVTG is encoded by the coding sequence ATGGCTATTACAGCAGCAATGGTTAAAGATCTACGTCAAACAACTGGCGCAGGGATGATGGATTGTAAAAAAGCGTTATCAGAAGTTGATGGCGATATGGATGCAGCAATTGAATTTCTTCGTAAGAAGGGAATGGCTGGTGCAGATAAGAAAGCGGGTCGTGTAGCAGCAGAAGGCGTTATTGCAATTGCGGTTTCTGATGATAAGAAAACAGGTGCAATTGCCGAAGTTAACTGTGAAACGGATTTTGTTGCTAAAGGTGATGAGTTTAAGAATTTTGCAAATGAAATTGCCGCTCTTGCTCTTGCAAACAAAACAACAGATATTGAAGCTGTAATGAACTTAGAAATGGCTTCAGGTAAAACAGTGGATCAAACACGTCGTGAAATGATTGCTAAAATCGGTGAAAACATGGGTGTTCGTCGTTTAGAGTTAATTGAAACAACTGGACAGATTGGCCAATACCAACACGGTGAAAAAATCGGTGTTGTGGTTAGTTTAGAAGGCGGTGATGATGCACTTGCTCGTGACGTTGCTATGCATGTTGCAGCGGCTAAGCCATCTGCAGTTTCTCCAGATGACTTAGATGCCGAAGTTGTTGAAAAGGAACGTGCTTTCCAAATTGATCAGGCTAAAACTTCTGGTAAGCCTATGGAAATTATCGAAAAGATGATTGAAGGTCGTATGCGTAAGTTTGTTGGTGAAATTACCTTACTAGGTCAGTCTTTTGTTAAAGACCCAGATCAAACTGTAGAAAAACTATTAAAATCTAATGGTGCTACAGTTTCTTCATTCATTCGTTTAGAAGTGGGTGAAGGTATTGTTATTGAAGAAACTAACTTCGCTGATGAAGTTGCGTTGGCTGCTAAAGCAGTTACGGGTTAA
- the pyrH gene encoding UMP kinase codes for MALKYKRILLKFSGEALMGDGDFGLDSVTLKNVVGQVKALRDLGVEVGIVVGGGNIFRGAQIQGSGIQRTTGDHMGMMATVINALALRDVIESMGMKSQVLSAMSIEGVSSGFNANAVKKQLADGEVLVFAAGTGSPFFTTDTAAALRGIEIDADIVLKATKVDGIYTADPVKDPKATRYQALSYDDVIQKNLQVMDMTAFVLCRDHKMPIRVFDMFKDNAVIRIVQGEDEGTLVSAGE; via the coding sequence ATGGCACTTAAATATAAACGTATATTATTAAAGTTTAGTGGTGAAGCTTTAATGGGTGATGGCGATTTTGGCTTAGATTCCGTTACGCTCAAAAATGTAGTTGGCCAAGTTAAAGCTTTACGTGATTTAGGTGTCGAAGTAGGTATTGTTGTCGGAGGTGGTAATATCTTCCGTGGCGCTCAGATACAGGGTTCGGGTATTCAGCGTACCACGGGCGATCACATGGGGATGATGGCTACGGTGATTAATGCCCTAGCTTTAAGAGATGTTATTGAAAGCATGGGGATGAAGTCACAGGTGCTTTCAGCAATGAGTATTGAAGGAGTTTCTTCTGGCTTTAACGCTAATGCTGTAAAAAAACAACTTGCTGATGGTGAGGTGTTGGTTTTTGCTGCTGGTACTGGAAGCCCGTTCTTTACAACCGATACTGCGGCGGCTTTACGCGGTATTGAAATTGATGCCGATATTGTTTTAAAAGCCACAAAAGTTGACGGTATTTACACGGCTGATCCAGTTAAAGATCCCAAAGCAACACGCTACCAAGCGTTAAGTTATGATGATGTTATTCAAAAGAATTTACAGGTAATGGATATGACGGCATTTGTATTGTGTCGTGACCATAAGATGCCGATCCGTGTTTTTGATATGTTTAAAGATAATGCGGTTATTAGAATTGTTCAAGGTGAAGATGAAGGCACCTTGGTAAGTGCAGGAGAATAA
- the frr gene encoding ribosome recycling factor has product MLNEIQNDAKSRMNKSIENLEANFAKIRTGRAHPSILDAVTVDYYGSQVPISQVANINVEDARTLTVQPWEQPMVAVVEKAIMMSDLGVNPVTNGNMMRIPMPPLTEERRRDLTKVARQEAENSRVAVRNVRRDANGDVKDLLKDKEVTEDEARRSEEQIQKLTDDAVKKIDVLLAEKEAVLMEV; this is encoded by the coding sequence ATGTTAAATGAAATTCAAAATGACGCTAAATCGCGCATGAATAAATCGATTGAAAACCTGGAAGCTAACTTTGCCAAAATTAGAACGGGGCGAGCTCATCCAAGTATTTTGGATGCGGTAACTGTGGATTATTATGGTTCACAAGTGCCGATTAGTCAGGTGGCTAATATTAATGTTGAAGATGCACGTACTTTGACTGTTCAGCCATGGGAGCAGCCTATGGTTGCGGTTGTTGAAAAAGCAATTATGATGTCTGATTTAGGGGTTAACCCTGTAACTAACGGTAATATGATGCGTATTCCCATGCCGCCATTAACCGAAGAGCGTCGTCGTGATTTAACGAAAGTGGCTCGTCAAGAAGCTGAAAATTCACGTGTTGCCGTTCGTAATGTGCGTCGTGATGCGAATGGTGATGTGAAGGATTTATTGAAAGATAAAGAGGTGACCGAGGATGAGGCACGTCGTTCAGAAGAGCAAATTCAAAAGTTGACAGATGATGCTGTTAAGAAAATTGATGTGCTCTTGGCTGAAAAAGAAGCGGTTTTGATGGAAGTTTAA
- the uppS gene encoding polyprenyl diphosphate synthase encodes MDGNGRWAKKRLLPRFIGHQKGLSAVKRVVSHCSELGIEALTLFAFSTENWKRPKDEVNKLMGLFLKALQKEVQKLSENNVQLRIIGDRTAFNDEIQKHIALAEESTKNNTGLLLTIAANYGGRADIVDAVKQWQLANPKKPISELTEDAVGQFIALSDVSEPDLLIRTGGEQRISNFLIWQMAYAELYFTDVLWPDFGEKEIDEAILSFSKRERRFGQTSEQVTKC; translated from the coding sequence ATGGACGGTAATGGCCGCTGGGCTAAAAAGCGTCTTTTACCAAGGTTTATTGGTCATCAGAAAGGGTTGAGTGCGGTTAAACGTGTTGTTTCTCACTGTTCTGAGTTAGGTATTGAAGCCTTAACTTTATTTGCTTTCAGTACAGAAAACTGGAAGCGTCCAAAAGATGAAGTGAATAAATTAATGGGGCTTTTCTTAAAAGCATTACAAAAAGAGGTTCAAAAGCTTTCTGAGAATAATGTTCAGTTACGTATTATTGGTGATCGAACGGCATTTAATGATGAGATACAAAAGCATATAGCATTAGCTGAAGAATCCACAAAAAATAATACAGGCCTGTTATTAACGATTGCTGCAAATTATGGTGGAAGAGCAGATATTGTTGATGCGGTAAAGCAGTGGCAACTAGCAAACCCCAAAAAACCAATTTCAGAGCTAACAGAAGACGCTGTTGGTCAATTTATTGCGTTATCAGACGTTTCTGAGCCAGATTTATTAATTAGAACAGGTGGGGAGCAGCGTATTAGTAATTTTCTTATTTGGCAGATGGCTTATGCAGAGTTGTATTTTACCGATGTTCTTTGGCCTGACTTTGGCGAAAAAGAGATTGATGAGGCTATTTTATCTTTTTCAAAACGTGAACGACGTTTTGGACAAACGAGTGAACAGGTAACGAAATGCTAA
- a CDS encoding phosphatidate cytidylyltransferase has product MLKQRIITAVVLVALSIWALFFSSELVWKGVLLFVAFIAAWEWAGFAQIKAPALRVTYALGVMVGSNYAMDVLTVQNIVVLTVLEAFILMMVVIRYQITEGKVATKSVGFVLLTGILAVLLFVVAMYQFRAEFGPVTLLLSMLLVWAIDTGAYFSGRRFGKNKLAVYVSPGKTWEGVVGGALLTLIISVFVLYYLNFSIGLSFFIMAGVLTAIALFSVFGDLFESVLKRQVGLKDSGKILPGHGGVLDRVDSILIAVPMLYIAWHYSTVI; this is encoded by the coding sequence ATGCTAAAACAAAGAATTATCACCGCAGTTGTGCTGGTTGCACTCTCTATATGGGCACTATTTTTTTCATCCGAATTGGTGTGGAAGGGCGTATTGTTGTTTGTTGCTTTTATTGCTGCATGGGAATGGGCTGGCTTTGCACAAATAAAAGCCCCAGCTCTCAGAGTGACTTATGCTCTTGGCGTTATGGTTGGGTCTAATTATGCGATGGATGTTTTAACAGTACAAAATATTGTTGTTTTGACTGTACTTGAAGCCTTTATTCTGATGATGGTTGTCATACGTTACCAAATCACAGAAGGGAAGGTTGCAACTAAATCTGTTGGTTTTGTGTTACTAACGGGGATTTTGGCGGTATTGTTATTTGTGGTTGCTATGTATCAATTTAGAGCAGAGTTTGGCCCTGTAACCCTATTGCTAAGCATGTTGTTAGTTTGGGCGATTGACACAGGTGCCTATTTTAGTGGTCGACGTTTTGGTAAAAATAAATTGGCTGTTTACGTTAGTCCAGGTAAAACATGGGAAGGTGTCGTTGGTGGGGCTTTATTGACCTTAATCATTTCTGTATTTGTGCTCTATTACCTTAATTTTTCAATTGGTTTGTCATTTTTTATTATGGCTGGCGTTCTTACGGCAATTGCGTTGTTTTCAGTTTTTGGGGATCTCTTTGAAAGCGTTCTTAAACGTCAAGTAGGTTTAAAAGATAGCGGTAAAATTTTACCAGGCCACGGTGGTGTTTTAGATAGAGTGGATAGTATTTTAATAGCCGTTCCTATGCTGTACATTGCTTGGCATTACAGTACCGTTATTTAG
- the rseP gene encoding RIP metalloprotease RseP translates to MALQYRYLGWFGVMSVVWSLIGFILVMGLIVTIHEWGHYQVARWFNIKVLKFSIGFGKPIYSRKGSETEFVIAQIPLGGYVKFADEREGTVLQEDLPRAFNRQSVYKRFAVVAAGPLINLLFAWLVFAVMYMVGTSGMKPIISGFTANSPLEEVSQNYQDQFTSYQAWSIAQVNSQNVYSWQMVHQQILQALAKGDDAIDFRLDSLDDSLSINLQKVSLNSIDINEPKQDWLQLLGFKPAKPIIPAVLGEVLLDGPAQKAGLLTGDKILSIQQKPIHSWQDFVKVVQAHPNQSIQLQFERNGAIFSEVVSLASAELASGDIVGKMGVGVLVEKETLAPYTVKIQYGFIDAFSHAYQRSVDLFVMSVAMLKRMVLGEVSTTNLSGPLSIAQFSGQAVQSGLVAFLSLLGLLSLSIGILNLLPIPVLDGGHLVYYLIEMIKGSPVSEQIMAVGQTIGLVLLLGLTFLALFNDVIRISHG, encoded by the coding sequence TTGGCATTACAGTACCGTTATTTAGGTTGGTTTGGTGTTATGAGTGTCGTTTGGTCTCTAATAGGTTTTATTTTAGTAATGGGGTTGATTGTTACTATTCATGAGTGGGGTCACTATCAAGTAGCCCGCTGGTTTAATATTAAGGTTCTGAAATTTTCTATTGGTTTTGGAAAACCGATTTATTCCAGAAAAGGTAGCGAAACTGAATTTGTTATTGCTCAAATTCCATTAGGTGGCTATGTAAAATTTGCCGATGAACGTGAAGGAACTGTTTTACAAGAAGATTTGCCGAGAGCTTTTAATCGCCAGTCGGTTTACAAACGTTTTGCAGTGGTTGCTGCGGGGCCTTTGATTAATTTGTTGTTTGCATGGCTTGTATTTGCTGTTATGTACATGGTTGGAACTTCAGGAATGAAACCCATTATTTCGGGTTTTACGGCTAACTCTCCTTTGGAAGAGGTTTCTCAGAATTACCAAGATCAATTCACAAGTTACCAGGCCTGGTCAATTGCACAAGTGAATAGCCAAAATGTGTATAGTTGGCAAATGGTTCATCAGCAAATTTTACAGGCATTGGCTAAAGGCGATGATGCCATTGATTTTCGTTTAGATTCACTAGACGACTCTCTTTCTATAAATCTTCAAAAGGTAAGTTTGAATTCGATTGATATTAATGAGCCAAAACAAGATTGGTTGCAATTGTTGGGGTTTAAACCTGCTAAGCCTATTATTCCTGCTGTTTTAGGGGAGGTTTTACTGGATGGGCCTGCTCAAAAAGCTGGGCTTTTAACGGGGGATAAAATTCTTTCTATTCAACAAAAGCCCATTCATAGTTGGCAAGATTTTGTTAAAGTAGTGCAAGCTCACCCAAACCAATCAATTCAATTACAATTTGAACGAAATGGCGCGATATTTAGTGAGGTTGTTAGTCTTGCAAGTGCTGAGCTAGCAAGTGGTGATATCGTCGGTAAAATGGGGGTAGGCGTTTTGGTCGAAAAAGAGACCCTGGCTCCTTATACGGTTAAAATCCAATATGGTTTTATTGATGCTTTTTCTCATGCCTATCAACGTAGTGTTGATTTATTTGTCATGAGTGTTGCAATGCTCAAACGTATGGTTCTCGGTGAGGTGAGTACAACGAACCTTTCTGGCCCATTGAGCATCGCACAATTTTCTGGTCAGGCAGTTCAATCAGGTCTCGTTGCTTTTTTAAGTTTATTGGGCTTGTTAAGTTTAAGTATTGGTATTTTAAATTTACTACCTATTCCAGTTTTAGATGGGGGGCACCTAGTGTATTACCTTATCGAAATGATTAAAGGTTCACCAGTGAGTGAACAGATTATGGCAGTCGGACAGACGATAGGCTTGGTTTTGCTACTCGGCCTAACGTTCTTGGCTTTATTTAATGATGTAATAAGAATATCTCATGGTTAA
- the bamA gene encoding outer membrane protein assembly factor BamA, producing the protein MVNMFQKKSKNTVLSAAIASLLFTPGLALAFTVKDIKVEGANKIGFETINSYLSVKTGSELDSQSVQESIQRLYKTGFFQDVSFYKRDDGTLVIKVVERPSVADIKIEGNSLIETDVLNTALDGLGIKKGRIYNQVQMDHVVVDLKRRYQNQGYYAATIEIESKELPRNRVELKIAINEGEPATIGRISLVGNKVYSDERLKSQIQMTESASFGSGDKYSKPKMQADIETIKSYYLDRGYAEFKIDSSQVSISADKTKVFTTINMTEGSLYTISDIQYLGELIVGETELKSLTPFKQGDTFSRSDVIKAVNAIRDRLSEEGYAFAEVEPETLLDKEKRTIALNFKIEPKQRVYIRRVEIEGNTRTRDHVIRREMRQFESAPYSLKMVRQSKERLQRVGFFKSSDIETRRVSQDQVDLVVKVEEQPTGSFSAGVGYSQLDGVSFNLGVSERNFIGSGNKLNFNVATSAATKSADIGVTNPYFTDDGVSLGVGLYYSEIDATELDIADYTLNNLGVRFSLGYPLSETDSINYGLKFDSQEVVCSDTFTFCDGYIDQYGKSSNSIIASMGWTHNSTNAFYFPTKGQKTSLSLEAVVPSTSETPFYKIYANESWYQPLTDNFTMQLKTGLAFGDGYGDIDDLPFYEKFYAGGIGTVRGFEPNSLGDRYDLTNDGSDSPTGGNVKLTGTAGLVFPVPFIEDSSNARVSLFFDFGNVFNDFDAFDAGELRTSTGLGVSWITPVGPLTFSIARPIAYSDSDKLQSFQFTLGSGF; encoded by the coding sequence ATGGTTAATATGTTTCAAAAAAAATCCAAAAATACAGTTTTATCGGCGGCAATTGCTTCTTTGTTATTTACGCCTGGTTTGGCTCTAGCGTTCACCGTTAAAGACATTAAAGTTGAAGGAGCCAATAAAATTGGTTTTGAAACAATCAACAGTTATCTGTCTGTTAAAACTGGTTCTGAGTTAGATAGTCAATCTGTTCAAGAGAGTATTCAACGTTTATATAAAACAGGTTTCTTTCAAGATGTTTCTTTTTATAAAAGAGATGATGGAACCCTAGTCATTAAAGTGGTTGAAAGACCTTCTGTTGCAGATATTAAAATTGAAGGTAATTCACTCATTGAAACCGATGTTTTAAATACCGCTCTTGATGGACTGGGGATTAAAAAAGGCCGTATTTATAATCAAGTACAAATGGATCATGTTGTTGTTGATTTAAAACGTCGTTATCAAAACCAAGGTTATTACGCCGCAACGATTGAGATAGAGTCGAAAGAGCTGCCTCGTAATCGTGTTGAACTTAAAATTGCAATTAATGAAGGTGAGCCAGCGACAATTGGCCGTATCAGTTTAGTAGGTAATAAGGTTTATTCAGACGAACGTTTAAAGTCGCAAATTCAAATGACTGAAAGTGCCAGTTTTGGTAGTGGAGATAAATACTCAAAACCAAAGATGCAGGCCGACATCGAAACAATTAAATCTTATTACTTAGACCGTGGATATGCAGAATTTAAAATTGACTCATCACAAGTGAGTATTTCCGCAGATAAAACTAAGGTTTTTACCACCATTAATATGACGGAAGGTTCGCTTTATACTATTTCGGATATTCAATACCTTGGTGAACTGATTGTTGGTGAAACAGAGCTTAAGTCTTTAACACCGTTTAAACAGGGGGACACCTTTTCTCGCAGCGATGTAATCAAAGCCGTAAATGCTATTCGAGATCGTTTGAGTGAAGAAGGTTATGCTTTTGCTGAAGTAGAACCTGAAACTTTGCTTGATAAGGAAAAACGTACGATTGCATTGAACTTTAAGATTGAGCCAAAACAACGTGTTTATATAAGACGAGTTGAGATTGAAGGCAATACTCGTACTCGTGACCATGTAATTCGTCGTGAAATGCGTCAATTTGAAAGTGCGCCATATTCTCTAAAAATGGTTCGTCAATCGAAAGAACGTTTGCAACGAGTTGGTTTCTTTAAAAGTTCTGATATTGAAACTCGTCGAGTGTCTCAGGATCAAGTTGATTTAGTGGTTAAGGTCGAAGAACAACCCACAGGGTCATTTTCAGCAGGTGTGGGTTATTCTCAGCTTGATGGCGTGAGTTTTAATCTAGGTGTTTCTGAGCGTAACTTTATAGGTAGTGGAAATAAACTGAACTTTAATGTCGCAACCAGTGCCGCAACAAAATCGGCTGATATTGGTGTGACGAACCCCTACTTTACAGATGATGGTGTAAGTTTAGGTGTTGGATTGTATTACAGTGAGATTGATGCAACCGAATTAGATATTGCGGATTACACCTTAAATAACTTGGGTGTTCGTTTCTCTTTGGGTTATCCATTAAGTGAAACGGATTCTATAAATTATGGACTTAAATTTGACTCACAAGAAGTGGTTTGTTCGGATACGTTTACCTTTTGTGATGGATACATCGATCAATATGGTAAAAGCTCAAATTCAATTATTGCTTCAATGGGCTGGACGCATAACTCAACCAACGCCTTTTATTTCCCAACAAAAGGTCAAAAAACAAGTTTATCTCTTGAGGCCGTTGTTCCATCCACTTCTGAAACCCCTTTTTATAAAATATATGCCAACGAAAGTTGGTATCAGCCATTAACCGATAATTTTACCATGCAGTTAAAAACTGGCTTGGCCTTTGGAGATGGTTACGGTGACATTGATGATCTACCTTTCTATGAGAAGTTTTATGCGGGGGGTATTGGTACGGTTCGAGGTTTTGAACCCAACTCATTGGGTGATCGTTATGACTTAACCAATGATGGGAGTGACAGTCCAACAGGTGGGAATGTTAAGTTAACTGGTACAGCTGGTCTTGTTTTCCCTGTTCCTTTTATTGAGGACTCAAGTAACGCACGTGTTAGCTTGTTCTTCGATTTTGGTAATGTCTTTAATGATTTTGATGCTTTTGATGCTGGAGAGTTGAGAACGTCTACAGGTTTAGGAGTCTCTTGGATTACGCCAGTAGGCCCATTAACATTTAGTATTGCTCGACCGATTGCTTATTCAGACTCAGATAAGTTGCAATCCTTCCAGTTTACGTTAGGTTCAGGCTTCTAA
- a CDS encoding OmpH family outer membrane protein codes for MHKLLKLTFAICFMAVSTASLSDSGVKLGVVNVALLLEQAPQAKQATASLEKEFSPQQSELKSLAGKLEKEQADYQKNKSVMSDAQKISKEREISMLTREIQRRRNDVQELLNLRRNEELAKLQNVVNDSIKEIGKKQGFDLILYEGIAYTNERIDITKDVLNHLKTVSKKQRSEFNK; via the coding sequence ATGCATAAACTTTTAAAACTCACTTTTGCCATTTGCTTCATGGCTGTTTCAACAGCCTCTCTGTCGGATAGTGGAGTAAAACTTGGTGTGGTTAATGTCGCGTTATTATTAGAGCAAGCACCACAAGCTAAACAAGCAACAGCTTCTTTAGAAAAGGAGTTTTCTCCTCAGCAGTCTGAATTAAAAAGCTTGGCTGGTAAACTGGAAAAGGAACAGGCAGATTATCAAAAGAACAAGTCGGTAATGAGTGATGCACAGAAAATCAGTAAAGAGCGTGAAATATCTATGCTTACTCGTGAAATACAGCGTCGTCGTAATGATGTTCAAGAATTATTGAATTTAAGACGAAATGAAGAGTTAGCGAAATTACAGAATGTGGTTAACGATTCAATTAAAGAAATTGGTAAAAAACAAGGGTTTGACTTGATTCTTTATGAAGGTATCGCTTATACCAATGAACGTATTGACATTACAAAAGACGTTTTAAATCACCTTAAAACAGTTAGTAAAAAGCAGCGCTCTGAATTTAATAAGTAA